The region AACTTTCTGTGAAAATCGCTCAAAATGACATTAATTATAAAGTCAAACATGCAAGCGAGTTTTTAGAGCAAGGCAAGCATGTGAAATTTAGAGTGTTTTTAAAAGGTCGTGAGATGGGCTCTCCTGAAGCAGGGGTAGCTTTGCTTGAAAAAATTTGGCAAATGGTTGAAGATATAGCAGATAGAGACAAAGAGCCTTTACTCGAAGGACGCTATGTAAATATGCTATTAACTCCTAAAAAGAAAAAATAATCACAAGCCTTTTTAAGGCTTGTATTTTAAACTTATGCTAGAAGAAAATCCGCAATTTTTAAAAGAACAAATC is a window of Campylobacter sp. MG1 DNA encoding:
- the infC gene encoding translation initiation factor IF-3, which encodes IAPEAKPPVCKIMDYGKFRYQQEKKQKEAKKKQKVIDIKEIKLSVKIAQNDINYKVKHASEFLEQGKHVKFRVFLKGREMGSPEAGVALLEKIWQMVEDIADRDKEPLLEGRYVNMLLTPKKKK